One Perognathus longimembris pacificus isolate PPM17 chromosome 2, ASM2315922v1, whole genome shotgun sequence DNA segment encodes these proteins:
- the LOC125344546 gene encoding E3 ubiquitin-protein ligase HECW1-like, whose amino-acid sequence MQKIGFRFSGRILGLALIHQYLLDAFFTRPFYKALLRLPCDLSDLEYLDEEFHQSLQWMKDNNITDILDLTFTVNEEVFGQVTERELKSGGANTQVTEKNKKEYIERMVKWRVERGVVQQAEALVRGFYEVVDSRLVSVFDARELELVIAGTAEIDLNDWRNNTEYRGGYHDGHLVIRWFWAAVEHFNNEQRLRLLQFVTGTSSVPYEGFAALRGSNGLRRFCIEKWGKITSLPRAHTCFNRLDLPPYPSYSMLYEKLLTAVEETSTFGLE is encoded by the exons ATGCAGAAAATTGG GTTCAGGTTCAGTGGTCGTAtccttggcctggctttgatccATCAGTACCTTCTGGATGCTTTCTTCACAAGGCCCTTCTATAAGGCACTCCTGAGGCT GCCCTGCGATTTGAGTGACCTGGAATATCTGGATGAGGAGTTTCACCAGAGTTTGCAGTGGATGAAGGACAACAATATCACAGACATCCTGGACCTCACGTTCACCGTTAACGAAGAGGTGTTCGGACAG GTAACAGAGAGGGAGCTAAAGTCGGGAGGCGCCAACACCCAGGTGACGGAGAAGAACAAGAAGGAGTACATCGAGAGGATGGTGAAGTGGCGTGTGGAGCGAGGCGTGGTGCAGCAGGCTGAGGCCCTGGTGCGGGGCTTCTATGAG GTGGTAGATTCAAGACTCGTCTCAGTGTTTGATGCCAGGGAGCTGGAGCTAGTGATAGCGGGGACTGCTGAGATTGACCTGAACGACTGGCGGAACAACACGGAGTACCGGGGAG GTTATCATGATGGGCATCTCGTGATCCGCTGGTTCTGGGCTGCCGTGGAACACTTCAATAATGAGCAGAGACTAAGATTGCTTCAGTTTGTAACAGGAACCTCAAGTGTGCCCTATGAAGGCTTTGCCGCCCTGAGAGGAAGCAATGGGCTTCGGCGCTTCTGCATCGAGAAATGGGGGAAAATCACATCTCTCCCCAG GGCCCACACGTGCTTCAATCGATTGGACCTTCCACCTTATCCCTCATACTCCATGTTGTATGAGAAGCTATTAACAGCTGTAGAAGAAACCAGCACGTTTGGACTTGAATAA